A genomic stretch from Candidatus Binatia bacterium includes:
- a CDS encoding LLM class flavin-dependent oxidoreductase: MKLGVLLFPTPGGSSQLAQMVEGLGFDSLVFADTQNLTPEVWGQLMLAARDTSRIELGTGVTNPGTRDVAVTASAALALQLESKGRALCAIGRGDSSLAKIGRSPVAVAEFETCLRRLQGYLRGEEVDRDGTPSRLEWFADANVPKVPVEVAATGKKVIELAARLADRIVFAMGADEERLARAIDIARKAASACGRDPDSIKLGAWINSVIHEDAGAARAAVRGGLSVFAHFSGFAGMKPEAMDPALREAALHLRENYDHVGHGRSDAEHARGLDDEFIDRFGIVGPVETVVPRFERLAALGLDFCRVIPGSRDAPAEILGPSMMTLATTVRAAIA, encoded by the coding sequence ATGAAACTCGGCGTCCTTCTCTTTCCTACTCCCGGCGGCTCGTCCCAGCTCGCGCAGATGGTCGAGGGCCTCGGCTTCGACAGCCTCGTCTTTGCCGACACCCAGAACCTGACCCCGGAAGTCTGGGGCCAGCTGATGCTCGCCGCGCGCGATACCAGCCGCATCGAGCTCGGCACCGGTGTCACCAATCCCGGCACTCGCGACGTCGCGGTCACCGCATCGGCAGCGCTGGCTCTCCAGCTCGAGAGCAAGGGCCGTGCGCTCTGCGCGATCGGACGCGGAGACTCTTCGCTGGCCAAGATCGGCCGCTCTCCCGTCGCCGTGGCGGAGTTCGAGACCTGCCTGCGGCGGCTGCAGGGCTACCTGCGCGGCGAAGAAGTCGATCGAGACGGCACGCCGAGCCGCCTCGAGTGGTTCGCCGACGCGAATGTTCCCAAAGTGCCGGTCGAAGTCGCGGCCACCGGCAAGAAGGTGATCGAGCTGGCCGCGCGGCTGGCCGATCGCATCGTCTTCGCGATGGGTGCCGACGAGGAGCGTCTCGCGCGCGCGATTGACATTGCACGAAAGGCGGCTTCGGCTTGCGGCCGCGATCCCGATTCGATCAAGCTCGGTGCCTGGATCAATTCGGTCATTCACGAAGACGCCGGCGCGGCGCGCGCCGCGGTGCGCGGCGGCCTGTCGGTGTTCGCGCATTTCTCCGGGTTCGCGGGCATGAAACCCGAAGCGATGGATCCGGCGCTGCGCGAGGCGGCGCTGCACCTGCGCGAGAACTACGACCACGTCGGCCACGGGCGTTCCGACGCCGAGCATGCCCGCGGCCTCGACGACGAATTCATCGACCGCTTCGGGATCGTCGGGCCGGTGGAGACGGTGGTGCCGCGCTTCGAGCGGCTGGCTGCCCTCGGCCTGGATTTCTGCCGCGTCATCCCCGGATCCCGCGATGCGCCGGCAGAAATCCTCGGGCCGTCGATGATGACGCTGGCAACGACGGTTCGCGCCGCCATCGCTTGA
- a CDS encoding VOC family protein, with the protein MFSHVMVGSNNVDASRKFYDAVLGTIGLPAGITDEKGRVFYLSPHGVFAITAPINGAAASAANGGTIGFNVGSPGDVDAWHAAGIANGGTTCEEPPGVRDGGNMGKMYLAYLRDPFGNKLCALHRMG; encoded by the coding sequence ATGTTCAGCCACGTCATGGTCGGTTCCAACAACGTCGACGCCTCGCGGAAGTTCTACGATGCGGTGCTCGGCACGATCGGACTTCCCGCCGGCATCACCGACGAGAAGGGTCGCGTCTTCTATCTTTCGCCGCACGGTGTGTTCGCGATCACGGCGCCGATCAACGGCGCTGCGGCCTCTGCGGCCAACGGCGGCACGATCGGCTTCAACGTCGGCAGCCCGGGCGACGTCGATGCCTGGCATGCCGCGGGGATCGCCAACGGTGGCACCACCTGTGAAGAGCCTCCGGGCGTCCGCGACGGCGGCAACATGGGCAAGATGTACCTCGCCTACCTGCGCGACCCGTTCGGCAACAAGCTCTGCGCGCTGCACCGCATGGGCTGA